Below is a genomic region from Deinococcus koreensis.
GGTGAAACGGTGCGGTAAGAGCGCACCAGGCCGCGTGGAGACACGGGGCGTCTGGTAAACCCCATCCGGTGCAAGACCCGACAGTGCGCGAGGGCGGCCCGCCCGTTGACCGCCAGGATGGTCGCATGAGGCGCCCTGGCAACAGGCGTCCCAGAGAGATGACCGCGCAGCCACGCAAGTGGTGGACAGAACCCGGCTTACAGTTCCCCCGCACCATCCCCACGCCCCTCCCACCGGAGCCGGGCGTGGCTCTTTATGGCGTTATGAAGACGAGGGGGCGGCCGCGCGGGCATCCAGCGCCGCGAGCACGAAGCCCCCGATCATCAGCGCGCCGCCGATGGGGGTGACCGCGCCCAGCCACGTCCTGCCGGTCAGGGCGAGGATCAGCAGCGAGCCGCAGAAGATCAGGGCGCCTGTCAGCAGGCACAGCGGGCCGCGCGCCCGGCTGACCTGCGAACCCAGCGCGATCAGGGCCAGGGCGGCGTACATCAGGTAGCGGGCGCCGGTCTCGAAGTTGGCGAGCATGTCGGGGGAGAGCCGGGCCCGGAGCGCGTGGGCCCCGAAGGCCCCCAGGGCGACGGCCAGCGCGGCCAGAAGGGCTCCAGCCTGCAGGGTGGGAAAAGGACGCATGGGTTCAGGGTAGTGGGGGGAGATGGGTGGGAAAGTCCCACGGGTGGTTCCCTGGGGTGGGAACCGGGGGCACGCCTGACAGGTCTGTTCCCGTCCCCCTCCAGGGATGGTACGGTGGCGTCGGAGACGGCGTTTCCAGGCTGTCCTCACCACACCAGTCGTCACCCTGTCCGACCTGCCCCGGGAGACCCCAGTGGGAAAAGTGGACGGATCGGGGGGGAGAATGGGGGAGATGGTGGGAAAGAGTGGTAATTCGTGGTGAGGCTTGTTACACTCCCTGCACCAGCCTGAAACGGTTCCTCATGCGCCTTTTCGGCTGAATCGCTGCCAGCACGCCGCCCAGCCCAGGGTGGGACGGCGTGGGAACGAAGGAGTGAGGTTGCCGTTCGGAGAGTACCCGTACACCATCGACGACAAGGGACGTGTGGTCATGCCACCGCCGTTCCGCGAATTCGTGGAAGACGGGATGATCCTCACGCGCGGCATGGAAGGCTGCCTGTACGTGTTTCCGCTCGCCAGCTGGCGCCGGGTGGAAGAGCAGCTCGAGGGCCTGCCGCTGACCGACGCCGAGTCGCGCTCCTTCGTGCGCTTCTTCTATTCCGGGGCGAACAAGGCCCGCCTGGACAACCAGAGCCGGGTCTCCATCCCGCAGACCCTGCGCTCGTTCGCCGCGCTGGACGGCGACGTGATCGTGGCGGGCGCGCCGGGCCGGCTGGAACTCTGGAGCCCGCCGCGCTGGGAAGCCGCCATCAGCGCCGTGCAGGACAACCCGCCCAAACCCGACCTCCTCGTGAACTTCGTGGCCTGATGATGACCGATCCCACTTCCCCCACCCCCCTGATCCACACGCCTGTGCTCGCCCAGGAGGTGCTGGACGCCCTGCAACCGGCCCCCGGCAAGGTCTTCGTGGACGGCACGCTGGGCGGCGCCGGGCACACCCGCCTGCTGCTGGGGGCCGGCGCCGCCGTGTACGGCATCGACCAGGATCCCTTCGCCCTGAACCGCGCCCGCGAGGTGGGGCTAGGCGGCCTGACCGTGCTGGAGGGCAACTACCGCGACATGCCTGCCCTGCTGGCCGCAGCCGGGGTGAGTGCGGTGGACGGCGTGCTGCTGGACATCGGGGTCAGCTCCTTCCAGCTCGACGACACCCAGCGGGGCTTTTCCTACCACACCGAGGCGCCGCTGGACATGCGGATGAGCCAGGCGGGCGAGAGTGCGGCCGACGTGGTGAACGGGTACCCGGAGGAGGAGATCGCGGCGATCATCTACGAGTACGGCGAAGACCGGCTCTCGCGCCGGATCGCGCGGGCCATCGTGTACGCCCGCGAGAGATCTCCCATCGAGACCACCGTGCAGCTCGCCGACATCATCAAGCGCGCGTATCCGGGCTTCAGCAAGGGCATCCATCCGGCCCGGCGCTCCTTCCAGGCCCTGCGGATCCACGTCAACGACGAGCTGGGCGCCCTGCGCGACGGCCTGAGCGGCGCCGTGGAGCTGCTCAGGCCGGGCGGCCGGCTCGCGGTCATCTCCTTCCACTCGCTCGAAGACCGCATCGTGAAGCGCTTCGTGCAGGGCCACCCGGCGCTGCGCCCGCTGACCAAACGCCCGGTGATCGCCGGCGAGGCCGAGCAGGAGACCAACCCCCGCGCCCGCAGCGCCAAACTGCGCGCCGCCGAGAAGCTGGAGGTGGGCACGTCAGCCCGTTCCAGCGACGGAGAGGACACCGCTCTGGACGGCCCCCCGCCCAGGGGCTCCCGGAGCCAGGGGACGGAGGAGAGCGCGTGACCCACTTCAGACCCCCGTTCACTCTGGACACGCTGAGCACGCTGGATACCAGCGTCTCGACCTGGCGAGGCCGGGCCGTGCGCTATCTGCTGATCTATCTGGCGCTGCTCGTCACGCTGGTGAGCGTGCGCGCCCTGACGTACGACGTGCGCAAGAACCTGCGCGACGCCCAGTTCCGCGAGGGCCAGCTCATCTCGCAGCGCGACAGCCTCTCGCTGGACGTGCAGTCCCTGGAGAGCCTGCAGCGCGTCCGCAACTGGGCCTTCGCCAACGGGATGCGCCGCTTCGCCGAGGCCACCAAGGTCACCCAGGACATCGCGCCCCCCCGGCCCCCGGCCGCGTCCATGCTCCCCCCGACATCGCCCCGTACCGTGGAGGTCAAGATCCAGTGGAAGTAAAGATACGCAACCGTTCCCGCCTGATGCAGCTGCTGGCCCTGGTCATGTTCCTGACCCTGGTCTGGGCCTACGCGCAGCTGGAATGGGGGATGCCGCAGGGGGTCAAGCGCAGTGTGGTGCAGGCCCGGGGCACCATCCTCAGCTCGGACGGCAAGGTGCTCGCCCGCAGCGTGAACGGCAAACGGATCTATCCACAGGGCAAGCTGGCGGGTCAGGTCGTGGGCATGATGGGCGAGACCGAGGGGCTGGAGGGCCTGGAATTCGCCTATAACCGCTCGCTGGAAACCGGCCAGAACCTGACCCTGACCATCGACACCGGGGTTCAGGCTGCGGCCGAGGCTGCCCTGGCCCGCGCGGTGCCGGCGCATCAGGCCGAGTACGGCTCGGTGGTCGTGCTGGAGACGCGCACGGGCCGGGTGCTGGCGGCCGCGAGCTACCCACCCTTCGATCCGAACAACTGGCGCACCTTCGACCAGGGCGACCGCCGCAACCGGCCGTTCCTGGACGTCTTCGAACCCGGCTCGACCATCAAGGGTCTGGTGGTCGCCGCCGCACTGAACGAGGGCCTGACCACGCCCACCACCCAGTACGACACCCCGATGCGCCGTTATATCGGCGGGCGCTGGGGCAGCACCATCAACGACGCCGTGGATCACCCCCCTACCCTGAACACCCAGGGCGTGCTGCGCTACAGCAGCAACGTGGGTATGAGCCACGTGGTCGAGCGCTTCTCCAACGAGAAGCTGCGGAGCTACCTCACGCAGTACGGCTTCGGCACCTACGTGGACATGCCGGTCGTGTCCACCGCCAAGGGGAAGCTGCAACCCCTGAGAAAATGGGACGATCTGGTACGCACCACCAACGCGTTCGGGCAGGGCATGAGTTCCACGGTGCTGCAACTGGCGTCGGGCTACAACGTGCTCGCCAACGACGGCCTGTACCTCTCGCCCCGGCTGGTGGAGGGCAGCGGGGGCACCGACCGTCACGCCGTTCTGCGCCCGGAGGTGGCGCGCACGACCCGCACCATGCTCCAGGCCGTCATCGAAGAGGGCATTCCCGGAAAAGCCGGCATCAAGGGCTACGAACTTGCCGGCAAGACGGGCACGGCCCAGGTGGTCATCGACCGGAAGTACTCCTCGACCATCTACGACAGCGTCTTCGCCGGCTTCTTCCCGGCCGATGCCCCCAGGGTGACGGTGGCTGTGATGGTACATGGCGCGAAATTCGAGCACCACGGCTCACAGCTGGCCGCCCCGATCTTCCGGGATATCGCCGCCCAGGTCTTGTCGAGCTGGGGCGCGGTTCCCACCCAGGCGACTGCCGCCCAGCCGGCCTCCGACAGGCCATGAGTAAAAAGTGAGAGTCCGCTCCTCTGGTGTCCAAATCTAAAGGTGTGACAGGTTGCAATGTATGCCGATGCCGGGGCTCAATTGAGTCCTGGCTTTCTTTTGGTGGCCCTGCCGCCTCTATTGGCAGACAAAGACCTGACACTGGCTCC
It encodes:
- the rsmH gene encoding 16S rRNA (cytosine(1402)-N(4))-methyltransferase RsmH: MTDPTSPTPLIHTPVLAQEVLDALQPAPGKVFVDGTLGGAGHTRLLLGAGAAVYGIDQDPFALNRAREVGLGGLTVLEGNYRDMPALLAAAGVSAVDGVLLDIGVSSFQLDDTQRGFSYHTEAPLDMRMSQAGESAADVVNGYPEEEIAAIIYEYGEDRLSRRIARAIVYARERSPIETTVQLADIIKRAYPGFSKGIHPARRSFQALRIHVNDELGALRDGLSGAVELLRPGGRLAVISFHSLEDRIVKRFVQGHPALRPLTKRPVIAGEAEQETNPRARSAKLRAAEKLEVGTSARSSDGEDTALDGPPPRGSRSQGTEESA
- the mraZ gene encoding division/cell wall cluster transcriptional repressor MraZ, producing the protein MPFGEYPYTIDDKGRVVMPPPFREFVEDGMILTRGMEGCLYVFPLASWRRVEEQLEGLPLTDAESRSFVRFFYSGANKARLDNQSRVSIPQTLRSFAALDGDVIVAGAPGRLELWSPPRWEAAISAVQDNPPKPDLLVNFVA
- a CDS encoding DUF423 domain-containing protein, encoding MRPFPTLQAGALLAALAVALGAFGAHALRARLSPDMLANFETGARYLMYAALALIALGSQVSRARGPLCLLTGALIFCGSLLILALTGRTWLGAVTPIGGALMIGGFVLAALDARAAAPSSS
- a CDS encoding peptidoglycan D,D-transpeptidase FtsI family protein, yielding MEVKIRNRSRLMQLLALVMFLTLVWAYAQLEWGMPQGVKRSVVQARGTILSSDGKVLARSVNGKRIYPQGKLAGQVVGMMGETEGLEGLEFAYNRSLETGQNLTLTIDTGVQAAAEAALARAVPAHQAEYGSVVVLETRTGRVLAAASYPPFDPNNWRTFDQGDRRNRPFLDVFEPGSTIKGLVVAAALNEGLTTPTTQYDTPMRRYIGGRWGSTINDAVDHPPTLNTQGVLRYSSNVGMSHVVERFSNEKLRSYLTQYGFGTYVDMPVVSTAKGKLQPLRKWDDLVRTTNAFGQGMSSTVLQLASGYNVLANDGLYLSPRLVEGSGGTDRHAVLRPEVARTTRTMLQAVIEEGIPGKAGIKGYELAGKTGTAQVVIDRKYSSTIYDSVFAGFFPADAPRVTVAVMVHGAKFEHHGSQLAAPIFRDIAAQVLSSWGAVPTQATAAQPASDRP